In a single window of the Patescibacteria group bacterium genome:
- the ruvA gene encoding Holliday junction branch migration protein RuvA, with protein MIAYLEGKILNKGKDFLIIKTGGIGYKVFVNTALISEFDIGQEAELFIYHHITEQSSLLFGLKNPEEQEFFEMILSVSGIGPKTALNVLAAASIYEIKDSISRGEPDLLNKVSGIGPKTAERVVLELRNKIGHIEMSANSKNATGGFASGDEIDALISLGYSMTQARDALRSIDKDIKDSGERIKEALKKIG; from the coding sequence ATGATTGCCTACTTAGAAGGAAAAATTTTAAACAAAGGAAAGGATTTTCTTATTATTAAAACAGGTGGCATTGGCTACAAGGTTTTTGTAAACACAGCCTTGATATCCGAGTTTGATATTGGACAAGAAGCAGAACTTTTTATTTACCACCACATTACCGAACAAAGTAGCCTTCTTTTCGGATTAAAAAATCCAGAAGAACAGGAATTCTTTGAAATGATTTTATCTGTTTCTGGTATTGGACCAAAAACAGCCCTTAATGTTCTGGCGGCTGCTAGTATTTATGAAATTAAAGATTCAATTTCACGAGGTGAGCCCGACTTATTAAATAAAGTTTCTGGTATTGGTCCAAAAACTGCAGAACGAGTAGTCCTTGAACTCAGAAATAAAATTGGTCATATAGAAATGTCAGCAAACTCAAAGAACGCTACTGGCGGCTTTGCTAGTGGTGATGAAATAGACGCTTTAATTAGTCTCGGCTACTCCATGACCCAGGCGAGAGATGCTTTAAGGAGTATTGATAAAGATATTAAAGATAGTGGAGAAAGAATTAAAGAAGCTTTAAAGAAAATAGGTTAA
- a CDS encoding U32 family peptidase C-terminal domain-containing protein, which produces MKKINKIELLAPAGNITKMKTAFLFGADAVYAGIPDFSLRVRINDFSLDTLREGLEYAHSKGKKMYVTVNIFAHNEHVEKLPKYIRELKKIGVDALIASDPGVIATIKKVWPKAEIHLSTQANCTNWQSAKFWYDQGIKRVILGREVTLKEIKEIKKRVPKIELEYFVHGAMCMAYSGRCFLSKHFVDKSANLGDCVQPCRWNFFISEEKRPGMPLEIVEEEHGTYILNSKDLCLIKHLDKLKEAGVESFKIEGRAKSIYYLATVVGAYNKAINMLNTSTSSTPEDGQAARGKKEINKLYKELFDKLVHRGYTTGFLLGEKADENRDNSHILGSWEFCGEVVASKKHKTKYETVVRVHNSMKIGYSIEMLTPAYEIVKMKITKLFDIKKDEFIESAHGGQGTEVIIETKVKIPQGSVVRRKLN; this is translated from the coding sequence ATGAAGAAAATAAACAAAATTGAGCTACTCGCGCCGGCGGGGAATATTACAAAAATGAAAACGGCTTTTTTGTTTGGAGCAGATGCTGTTTATGCTGGAATTCCGGATTTTTCTTTGCGAGTTCGTATTAATGATTTTTCTCTTGATACTCTTAGAGAGGGACTTGAATATGCTCATTCCAAGGGAAAGAAAATGTATGTGACAGTTAATATTTTTGCACACAATGAACATGTTGAAAAACTTCCAAAATATATTCGTGAACTTAAAAAAATTGGAGTTGATGCTCTAATCGCATCGGACCCAGGTGTAATAGCTACTATAAAAAAAGTTTGGCCTAAAGCCGAAATTCATTTATCAACTCAGGCTAACTGTACTAACTGGCAATCAGCTAAATTTTGGTATGACCAAGGAATAAAAAGAGTTATATTAGGTAGAGAAGTGACACTTAAGGAGATTAAAGAAATTAAAAAGAGGGTGCCAAAAATTGAGTTAGAATATTTTGTTCACGGAGCTATGTGTATGGCCTATTCTGGGAGATGCTTTCTTTCAAAACATTTTGTAGACAAGTCCGCCAATCTAGGGGATTGTGTTCAGCCTTGTCGTTGGAACTTTTTTATTTCCGAGGAAAAGCGACCAGGGATGCCACTTGAAATAGTGGAAGAAGAGCATGGAACATATATTCTAAATTCGAAAGACTTGTGTTTAATAAAACATTTGGATAAATTAAAAGAAGCGGGAGTAGAAAGTTTCAAAATAGAAGGACGCGCTAAGAGTATTTATTACCTAGCAACTGTAGTTGGTGCATATAATAAGGCTATCAATATGCTGAATACTTCGACAAGCTCCACGCCAGAGGACGGGCAGGCAGCACGGGGGAAAAAGGAGATAAATAAACTATACAAAGAACTTTTTGATAAACTTGTTCACAGAGGATATACGACAGGATTTTTATTAGGCGAGAAAGCTGATGAGAATAGAGATAATTCTCATATCTTAGGTTCTTGGGAGTTTTGTGGAGAGGTTGTCGCCAGCAAAAAACATAAAACAAAGTACGAAACAGTTGTTAGGGTCCACAATTCTATGAAAATCGGATATTCTATTGAAATGCTGACTCCAGCCTATGAAATAGTAAAAATGAAAATCACTAAGTTGTTTGATATTAAAAAAGATGAATTTATTGAATCTGCTCATGGTGGACAGGGGACAGAGGTGATAATTGAAACAAAAGTGAAAATTCCACAAGGAAGTGTTGTGAGAAGGAAGTTGAATTAA
- a CDS encoding response regulator yields the protein MAEKIKILLIEDEEALVEVLSTKLDKEGYEVKVGFDGEEGYDMIAEFMPDMILLDIVMPKMDGYDVLEKMKENNIKIPVIIISNSGQPVEIEKTKQLGAIDHLIKTQFNPTDVITMIQRYIDGNKEIGQNTGGGDSETEKIVPEIQLPKIEDPNANKLGINVLLVEDDSFLRDISSRKLTKEGFTVFEAVDGEQAVIGASQVNPDIILLDIILPIYDGFQILEKIRASPDPKVSKTPIIMLSNLGQDNDIKRAMDMGANDYLVKAHFTTEEIVGKIKSHLGK from the coding sequence ATGGCAGAAAAAATTAAAATTCTTCTAATTGAGGATGAAGAAGCCTTGGTTGAAGTTCTTAGTACAAAACTCGATAAAGAGGGCTATGAGGTTAAAGTTGGATTCGATGGGGAGGAAGGTTATGACATGATAGCTGAATTTATGCCAGACATGATTTTGCTTGATATTGTAATGCCTAAAATGGATGGTTATGATGTGCTTGAAAAAATGAAAGAAAACAATATAAAAATTCCGGTAATTATTATTTCAAATTCTGGCCAACCAGTAGAGATTGAAAAAACAAAGCAATTGGGAGCTATTGACCATCTTATTAAAACGCAATTCAACCCTACGGACGTTATTACAATGATTCAAAGATATATTGATGGAAATAAAGAGATTGGACAAAACACTGGAGGAGGCGACAGTGAAACAGAAAAGATAGTTCCTGAAATTCAGTTACCAAAAATAGAAGATCCAAATGCCAACAAGCTAGGTATTAATGTTTTATTGGTTGAAGATGACAGTTTTCTTCGCGACATCTCCAGCAGGAAACTCACTAAAGAAGGATTCACTGTTTTTGAAGCAGTCGATGGAGAACAGGCAGTAATAGGTGCTTCTCAAGTAAATCCAGATATAATACTTCTTGATATAATTTTGCCAATATATGATGGTTTTCAAATTTTAGAGAAAATAAGAGCAAGTCCAGATCCAAAAGTAAGCAAAACTCCAATCATTATGCTTTCAAACCTAGGTCAGGACAATGATATCAAACGCGCAATGGATATGGGAGCTAATGACTATCTCGTCAAAGCCCATTTTACAACAGAAGAGATAGTTGGAAAGATTAAAAGCCACTTAGGGAAATAA
- a CDS encoding ATP-binding protein: protein MNVEIRRKLDINLFIIKARWFYIIGLFLLAYFAYNNDKLVSSFSILSLLAIFIFSLFVNKIFSSFANRIEKKPEVIKVNILSIVQLVVEVGIFGYITYLMGDFVFIPFLLFFFSILSASFIFGIAGSLAFSLFSGFLIIMIYFLQSLSFIPAKVDLDLFDLNAFVSKTLLVSFFYLMFSFLAGLGSQTIFSKEKELSEKSEKLDSEIELRANKMQDFDKTSSLLMDRDKELIIMNDTIDKKLKELEVAQKSQIRAFRDLKEAEKKTQLEKDKIEAIISNFVDPIMVLDPDDKIVLFNPSAENIFGLSKDSFGKKVSKKGNYSMKNIKELIKYEYSVKIAEELKIDDDSIEEIVIDNGDGEQTYKVTTSGVIGKNKENLGTMKIFYNLTREKMIDKLKSEFISIAAHQLRTPLSAIKWSIKMILDGDAGALNEEQDEILTKGYESNERIIILVNDMLNVSRIEEGRFGYSFEMSSFYEVFDQVSTNLAQRIKEADLKFSLSIPEKVPNIYMDKTKMTMVLQNLLENAVKYTQAHGKLSLILEVEEKFIKIKVKDNGVGVPKDDQEKLFSKFFRASNVVRLQTEGSGLGLFIVKNVVEKHGGKILCNSEEGVGTEFIVTLPITSEIKDNN from the coding sequence ATGAATGTTGAAATAAGGAGAAAATTAGATATTAACCTGTTTATAATAAAAGCCAGGTGGTTTTATATTATTGGCCTTTTTTTGCTTGCTTATTTTGCTTACAATAATGATAAACTAGTTAGTAGTTTTTCAATTTTATCTTTACTAGCAATATTTATCTTCTCACTTTTTGTAAATAAAATATTTTCTTCGTTTGCTAATAGAATTGAAAAAAAACCAGAAGTAATAAAGGTAAACATACTTAGTATAGTTCAGTTAGTAGTTGAAGTTGGAATTTTTGGTTACATCACCTATCTTATGGGTGATTTTGTTTTTATTCCTTTCCTTTTATTTTTCTTTTCAATCCTTTCAGCTTCTTTTATCTTTGGGATTGCTGGTTCTCTCGCTTTTTCTCTTTTTTCTGGATTTTTGATTATAATGATTTATTTTTTGCAAAGCCTCTCTTTTATCCCTGCTAAAGTAGACCTAGATTTATTCGATTTAAATGCCTTCGTTTCAAAGACGCTGTTGGTTTCATTTTTCTATTTAATGTTTTCTTTTTTGGCTGGTCTTGGTTCTCAAACTATTTTTTCAAAAGAAAAAGAATTGTCAGAAAAATCAGAAAAGCTTGATAGCGAAATAGAACTAAGAGCCAATAAAATGCAAGACTTTGATAAAACATCAAGCCTTCTTATGGATAGGGACAAGGAGCTTATTATAATGAATGATACAATTGATAAAAAATTAAAAGAACTTGAAGTAGCTCAAAAATCTCAAATCAGGGCATTTCGTGACTTGAAAGAAGCAGAGAAAAAAACGCAACTAGAAAAAGACAAAATTGAAGCTATTATCTCTAACTTTGTCGACCCAATTATGGTTCTTGATCCTGATGATAAAATAGTTTTGTTTAACCCATCTGCTGAGAATATTTTTGGTTTATCGAAAGATTCATTTGGGAAAAAGGTTTCTAAAAAAGGGAACTACTCAATGAAAAATATTAAAGAGTTAATTAAATATGAATACAGCGTAAAGATTGCAGAAGAGTTGAAGATTGATGACGATTCCATAGAAGAAATTGTTATTGATAATGGTGATGGAGAGCAAACTTATAAGGTGACAACTTCTGGAGTAATAGGTAAAAACAAAGAAAATCTTGGAACCATGAAGATATTTTATAACTTGACGCGTGAGAAGATGATTGATAAATTAAAGTCAGAATTTATATCTATTGCTGCCCATCAATTGCGTACGCCACTTTCTGCTATCAAGTGGTCAATTAAAATGATTTTGGATGGTGATGCCGGCGCTTTGAATGAGGAACAAGATGAGATTTTGACAAAAGGCTATGAAAGTAATGAGAGGATAATTATCTTGGTCAACGACATGTTAAATGTTTCTCGTATTGAAGAAGGTAGATTTGGTTATTCATTTGAAATGTCTAGTTTTTATGAGGTCTTTGATCAAGTCTCGACAAATCTAGCCCAAAGAATAAAAGAGGCTGACTTGAAGTTTAGTTTAAGCATCCCAGAAAAAGTTCCAAATATTTACATGGACAAAACAAAGATGACCATGGTTCTTCAAAATCTTTTAGAAAATGCTGTTAAATACACCCAGGCTCATGGTAAGCTTTCGCTGATATTAGAAGTAGAGGAGAAATTTATCAAAATTAAAGTAAAAGACAATGGGGTAGGTGTTCCAAAGGACGATCAAGAGAAGTTGTTTTCTAAATTTTTTAGAGCTTCAAATGTTGTCAGACTTCAAACAGAAGGGTCTGGACTTGGATTATTTATCGTTAAAAATGTAGTTGAAAAACATGGAGGTAAAATACTTTGTAATTCAGAAGAAGGGGTAGGAACGGAATTTATTGTGACATTGCCAATAACTAGTGAAATTAAAGATAATAATTAA
- a CDS encoding NGG1p interacting factor NIF3, with amino-acid sequence MTTKEIYNLAVKLGIENDLRGEAYVNKTLARTKKKYEKMDKEKKEFFDVEKLNNPYSDTRVLADHKKKKIKKLLVGIDMETPELLLADKLGDIDLVIAHHPEGVALSDLSDVMYLQVDILAGYGVPINVAEALMKQRVNEVSRGISPVNHNRAVDSAKLLKMDYMCTHTIADNLGANFLVKLFEKKKPEYVDEILKLLNEIPEYKESNKHYAGPRLFTGAPENRCGKIAVTEFTGGTSGSKEMYEKMSQAGVGTIISMHMGEDYRKEAEKYHMNVVIAGHMASDSLGMNLFLDEVEKKGVEVVTTSGLIRVKRGK; translated from the coding sequence ATGACAACAAAAGAAATTTACAATCTAGCTGTGAAGCTGGGCATTGAGAATGATTTAAGAGGAGAGGCTTATGTTAATAAAACATTGGCTAGGACGAAAAAGAAATATGAGAAAATGGACAAGGAGAAAAAAGAGTTTTTTGATGTGGAAAAATTAAACAATCCTTACTCTGACACTCGTGTTTTAGCTGACCACAAAAAAAAGAAAATTAAAAAGCTTTTGGTTGGGATTGACATGGAGACACCAGAACTTTTGCTTGCTGATAAATTAGGTGATATCGATTTGGTTATTGCACATCATCCAGAGGGTGTCGCTCTTTCTGATTTGTCTGATGTGATGTATTTGCAAGTAGATATTTTAGCGGGTTACGGTGTGCCGATAAATGTAGCCGAGGCTTTGATGAAGCAAAGAGTAAATGAAGTTAGTCGAGGGATATCTCCAGTTAATCACAACAGGGCAGTGGACTCAGCGAAGTTACTTAAGATGGACTATATGTGTACACATACGATTGCTGACAATCTTGGTGCTAATTTTTTGGTTAAACTTTTTGAAAAGAAAAAACCAGAATATGTTGATGAAATATTAAAGTTATTAAATGAGATTCCAGAATATAAAGAATCAAATAAACATTATGCTGGACCTCGTCTTTTTACTGGTGCTCCTGAAAATAGATGTGGCAAGATTGCTGTAACTGAATTTACTGGTGGAACAAGTGGTTCAAAAGAAATGTATGAAAAAATGTCTCAAGCAGGTGTGGGAACAATCATTTCGATGCATATGGGAGAAGACTATAGGAAAGAAGCAGAAAAATATCACATGAATGTTGTAATAGCAGGCCATATGGCCTCTGATTCTCTTGGGATGAATTTGTTTTTGGATGAAGTAGAGAAAAAGGGCGTTGAGGTTGTGACTACTTCTGGGTTGATACGGGTAAAGAGAGGGAAGTAG
- a CDS encoding Bro-N domain-containing protein, translated as MNKNKIAIFKGKEVRRIIYNNEWWFVVEDIVLSLIDSKDPKQYIQKIKQRDLELAKGWVQIVHTLEVKTEGGKQKMNCANTEGIFRIIQSIPSPKAEPFKRWLARVGYERVKEIEDPELATKRTRALYKAKGYSDDWIEKRMRGIAIREELTDEWKNRGAERNKDYEILTAEISKATFGITPSEYRKHKGLKRENLRDHMDDFELIFSMLGERSTTEIHRNEDSKGVSKLKSDAKAGGDIAGSARKKLEKRLGRSIVKKDNFLENKEDKKLK; from the coding sequence ATGAATAAAAATAAAATAGCAATTTTTAAGGGAAAAGAAGTTCGTAGAATTATTTATAATAATGAATGGTGGTTTGTTGTTGAAGATATCGTTTTGTCATTAATTGATTCAAAAGATCCTAAGCAGTATATACAAAAAATAAAACAGAGAGACTTGGAATTAGCTAAGGGGTGGGTACAAATTGTACATACCCTTGAAGTAAAAACTGAAGGAGGTAAACAAAAAATGAATTGTGCAAATACTGAAGGAATCTTCCGGATAATCCAATCTATTCCATCTCCAAAAGCAGAACCTTTTAAAAGATGGTTAGCCAGGGTTGGATACGAAAGAGTAAAAGAAATAGAAGACCCAGAATTGGCCACTAAAAGAACTAGAGCTCTATACAAAGCAAAAGGGTATTCTGATGACTGGATTGAAAAGAGAATGCGAGGAATTGCAATTCGTGAAGAACTCACAGACGAGTGGAAAAATAGGGGAGCAGAAAGAAATAAAGATTATGAAATTTTAACAGCGGAAATATCCAAAGCAACATTTGGAATAACACCATCTGAATACAGGAAACACAAGGGTTTGAAAAGAGAAAATTTGCGTGACCATATGGATGATTTTGAATTAATATTTTCAATGCTTGGTGAAAGGTCAACAACAGAAATTCATCGTAATGAAGATTCAAAGGGGGTGAGTAAATTAAAGTCAGATGCCAAGGCTGGTGGAGATATAGCGGGATCAGCTAGGAAGAAACTAGAAAAAAGACTCGGAAGGTCGATTGTGAAGAAAGATAATTTTTTAGAAAATAAAGAAGATAAAAAATTAAAATAG
- a CDS encoding transposase, with product MPSKRIKFETGEYYHIYNRGTDKRDIFSDVYDYERFVLSLKEFNNVEPVYSLYLKNMKDAHFRRPTSKALDVGRLKTPLIEIIAYSLLPNHFHLLVKQKEDGGISEFMKRMGGGYTKFYNSKHERSGSLFQGKFKAVHVDSQNYLEYLSAYINANSEIHKIEKAEKYRWSSCSYYLGEKELEIPVNKQTILKNFQSIDEYEKFVQDVVRSSTERKDDVKKYYLE from the coding sequence ATGCCATCAAAAAGAATAAAATTTGAAACGGGAGAATATTACCATATTTATAATCGCGGAACTGATAAGCGCGATATTTTTTCAGATGTTTATGATTATGAAAGGTTTGTTTTGAGTTTAAAAGAATTTAATAATGTCGAGCCAGTATATAGTTTATATCTGAAAAACATGAAAGACGCGCATTTTAGACGTCCGACGTCTAAGGCCTTAGACGTCGGACGTCTAAAAACTCCGTTAATTGAGATTATCGCGTATAGTTTATTACCTAACCACTTCCACTTACTTGTAAAACAAAAAGAGGATGGAGGTATTTCTGAGTTTATGAAAAGAATGGGTGGTGGATATACCAAATTTTATAACAGTAAACATGAAAGGTCAGGTTCATTATTCCAAGGAAAATTCAAAGCAGTTCATGTGGACTCTCAAAACTATCTAGAATATTTATCAGCTTATATAAATGCCAATTCAGAAATTCATAAAATAGAAAAAGCTGAAAAATATCGCTGGAGTTCTTGTTCTTATTATTTAGGTGAAAAAGAATTAGAGATTCCAGTTAATAAACAAACCATCCTAAAAAACTTTCAATCAATTGACGAATATGAAAAATTTGTTCAAGATGTAGTTAGGAGCTCTACTGAGAGGAAAGATGATGTTAAAAAATATTATTTAGAATAA